In Mycolicibacterium nivoides, the DNA window ACGCCTCGGCGGTCGTCCACTTGGGACTGTAGCCCAGATCCCTGTGCATACGCGTGGTGTCCATGACCCGGCCGTAGCTCAGATAGTTCATCTGATCGCGGTCGATTTCGGTGTAACGCGTTGCGCGACTGAGTGAATTGATCGCCGACAACGCCCCGCGCGGGACCGGGAGCCGGAGGCGACCCGACCTCCGGATCGCCTGGCTCATCATGATGATGCCCGAGGCGCCGATGTTGAACGTGCCTGGCCTGCCGGCCACCGTTGCCCGCTCGAGGGCGCCGAGGGCGTCCTGTTCGTGGAGCAACTGCAGCCGTGCGTCGTGCCCGACCACCGACGGGACCACCGGCCCGGCCAGATACCGCGACAGCGCGGTGTCCATCGCCGGCCCGATCATGTTGGCCAGCCGAAGGATGGTCAGGCCGATGTCCGGACGGCGCCGGGCCAGGCCGCGCGCGTAGCCCTCGATGTCCATGCTGTCGCGGGCGAACCCGTCACCCGGAGGACGGCGAGCACTGCTCTCCTCGCTGAACATCACCGGGTCACGCGGGCTCGCGCCGTAGACCTCCGAGGTGGACTTGAGTACCACCCGACGGACCGACGGCGCCTTCTGGCAGGCCGCGAACAGCTGGATCGCGCCCATCACGTTGAGTTCCTTCAACGTGGCCCGGCCTCCGGACCTCGGCGCGTAGGACGCCGCCGCGGCATGCACGACGGTGTCCACATTCCCGTTTCGGATCACCTTAGCGATAAACGGGTTGCGGATGTCGGCACGGACGAATTCGGCCCGCCCCATCCGACGCATGAGGTCCTTGCTCGGCACCACCGCATCTACGGCGATGACATGCTCGATCAACGGGTTCTGCGCCAGCCTGGCGGTCAGATAACCACCCAGGAACCGGCACGCACCCGTGACCAGGACCACTTTCGGATAGGGGGGCGCGTCGGCGGATTGCGATCCACCGGACGAATCCGCGCCAGAGGGCCCGGGGACTCCCGTCGGGCGTCCCCCCGAACGACCATCAGAATCCATCGGCTCAGCCTAGCGGCTGGGGCGGAAAGCTACTTGCCGAGCTTTCTACGCTGCACCCGAGTACGGCGAAGCAGCTTGCGGTGCTTCTTCTTCGACATACGCTTGCGCCGCTTCTTGATGACTGAGCCCATAAACCCTGGTGTCTCCGCTACTTAGCCGATGGTTGACCCGGTTACTTTACCCGGGCCGACCACCGAAACGGAAAACGCCAGCCTGCTCAACCCGCCCAGCCCGCTACGGCGTGTGCCTAGCCGGCGTCGAAGTACGAGGACTCCAGCAGATCGTGGACTGCCTTGGCGTGGACCCGGAACGATCGGCCCACACGAACAGCAGGCAGTTCACCGTTGTGCACCAACCGGTACACCGTCATCTTCGAGACCCTCATCAAGTTCGCCACTTCGGCGACCGTCAGAAATTGAGCTCGAGGCTGACCGTCGCCAGCATCCCGCGCCGATGGCCCGTTCATAGACGTCATCGCAACCCAATCAATCAGGCACAGGCAGTTCCAGCGGCTTCCCCACCGCTGGCACCGACCCGCGCATACAAAGGGAGAATAGCGTGGCGGGTGGGGTTACTGCGACGGGTGTGGGCTAATCAGTTGGAATTAATCTAATTACTCAGATGTAATTCCGAGCTGCTCAGAGCGCGTTTTCGCGGCCTGAACGGCGTTGGAGACCGCGGCCCGCAGTCCCCCGCGCTCGAGTTCCCGCAGCCCAGCGGCGGTGGTCCCGGCCGGCGAGGTCACCATCGCCCGCAATTGGGCCGGTGTGGTGTCCAGCGCGGCGCCTCCGGCCGCGTTCACCTCATCGAGGCGTTCCAGCAGCATCGCGGCCGAACCGGCCATCGTCTGGACCGCCAGATCGGTGGCCACCGCACGCGACAGCCCCGATTCCACGCCCGCATCCACCAGGGCCTCGACCATCAGGAAGAAGTACGCGGGCCCCGAGCCGGAAACCGCGGTCACCGCGTCCAGCTGCGATTCGCTGACGGTGATCACGCCGCCGACCGCATCGAAGATCGCCGAGACGTCCTTGAGCTGGTCGGCAGTGGCGAACCGGCCCGGCGCCAGTGCGCTCACCCCGCCGCCGACCACGATCGGGGAGTTGGGCATGACGCGGATCACCGGCGACCCGGCCGGAAGCTTGTTCTCGTAGTACGACGTGGCCACACCCGCCGCGATGGAGACGAACACCTGCTCTGCGGTGTCGCTGTCGGCGCGGACCGCCGCATCGGCGATCTCGTCGATCACTTTCTCGACGTCGGCCGGTTTCACCGCGATGACCACGTAGGTGGCGCTCTGGGCGGCGGCGGCGACCGAGGTCACCTGCACCGAGTACTTCTCCGACAGGAACTTGGCCCGGTCACCGAACTTCTCCGCGACCACCATGTCCTTGACTTGCCTGCCAGCCCGTAACAGCCCCGACAGCAGCGCCTCGCCCATGCTTCCGCCGCCGATTATCGCGATTCTCGACATGGGCGACAGCATTGCACGACTGGTGACCCCCGACGGTATCGACGCCTCCGGCGTCAGCTCGGCGCGGGGACCATCGCCAACTGCCGCGACTGCACGATGATCCGGCCCTCGCAGTCGACCACGATGTGGTCCTCGTCGAACCAGTCCTGGCCGATCTGAACCGAGGTGCACATCACCCGCAGCCAGCCATCGGCCGGCAATGCCCGCAGATAGGCCGTCAGCTGGACCGTGGGCGCCCAACCGGTGCGTTCCACGGCAAAGGTCACCGGAGCCGACACATCGCCGCACAGAAGCGCGAACAGGACGTCGGGAGCGACGCCCTTGGGTCGCACCCAGTACTCGAAGACGGGCGGCCCACCGTCGGTACGCGGTCCCATCGTGTGCAGCGCCGGCCGGATATCGCAGCCGTGCGCCAGGTGCACGACATGCTCCATCGGATGCCCGGGTCCGATGGGTTCCAGCCCGGGCGGCGGTTCCGGCGTCATCAACGGCACCACCGGGTTGAACGACAGCAGCGGCGGCACGTGATGCTCGGGTTCGCCCAGGGTCACCGACACCGTGACCGCGACGCGGTCCCCCTGCCGGAGTTCCACGTCCACCAGGCCGATCCGGCGGCCGCGCTTGCGCACCGTGGTGACCACCTGCATCGCACCGGGATCGGGTGCCCACAGGTAGTTGCCCGACACCGCCAGGGGCTGCGCGGAGGTCCCCAGCTCGGCACGGGCGGCGTTGGCGCACAGCGCGAGCATCGCGCCGCCGTGCACCTTGGGCCCGATCGTCCAATGCTCGTTGAGCTCACCGTGATAGACACCGTCGCCGGCCGGCGTCAGTGCCATGGCATCGGTGAACAGGGTGGAGCCAGTCATGTG includes these proteins:
- a CDS encoding SDR family oxidoreductase; translation: MDSDGRSGGRPTGVPGPSGADSSGGSQSADAPPYPKVVLVTGACRFLGGYLTARLAQNPLIEHVIAVDAVVPSKDLMRRMGRAEFVRADIRNPFIAKVIRNGNVDTVVHAAAASYAPRSGGRATLKELNVMGAIQLFAACQKAPSVRRVVLKSTSEVYGASPRDPVMFSEESSARRPPGDGFARDSMDIEGYARGLARRRPDIGLTILRLANMIGPAMDTALSRYLAGPVVPSVVGHDARLQLLHEQDALGALERATVAGRPGTFNIGASGIIMMSQAIRRSGRLRLPVPRGALSAINSLSRATRYTEIDRDQMNYLSYGRVMDTTRMHRDLGYSPKWTTAEAFDDYVRGRGLTPILDPRWVRSMESRAVGMAQRLGY
- the proC gene encoding pyrroline-5-carboxylate reductase, producing MSRIAIIGGGSMGEALLSGLLRAGRQVKDMVVAEKFGDRAKFLSEKYSVQVTSVAAAAQSATYVVIAVKPADVEKVIDEIADAAVRADSDTAEQVFVSIAAGVATSYYENKLPAGSPVIRVMPNSPIVVGGGVSALAPGRFATADQLKDVSAIFDAVGGVITVSESQLDAVTAVSGSGPAYFFLMVEALVDAGVESGLSRAVATDLAVQTMAGSAAMLLERLDEVNAAGGAALDTTPAQLRAMVTSPAGTTAAGLRELERGGLRAAVSNAVQAAKTRSEQLGITSE
- a CDS encoding 30S ribosomal protein bS22; the protein is MGSVIKKRRKRMSKKKHRKLLRRTRVQRRKLGK
- a CDS encoding cell division/environmental response transcriptional regulator — encoded protein: MTSMNGPSARDAGDGQPRAQFLTVAEVANLMRVSKMTVYRLVHNGELPAVRVGRSFRVHAKAVHDLLESSYFDAG
- a CDS encoding thioesterase family protein, with translation MTGSTLFTDAMALTPAGDGVYHGELNEHWTIGPKVHGGAMLALCANAARAELGTSAQPLAVSGNYLWAPDPGAMQVVTTVRKRGRRIGLVDVELRQGDRVAVTVSVTLGEPEHHVPPLLSFNPVVPLMTPEPPPGLEPIGPGHPMEHVVHLAHGCDIRPALHTMGPRTDGGPPVFEYWVRPKGVAPDVLFALLCGDVSAPVTFAVERTGWAPTVQLTAYLRALPADGWLRVMCTSVQIGQDWFDEDHIVVDCEGRIIVQSRQLAMVPAPS